A genomic stretch from Candidatus Nitrososphaera gargensis Ga9.2 includes:
- a CDS encoding helix-turn-helix domain-containing protein produces MAVNLSNVEQAIVSELKVSEDEAKAFLAIVKKGKMDAAKLSSALGWNDEQRALTAAKSLVGRGMVIEITATEFESLHPRFAITNRYRRCCEEDGIPFKKNLKVDNIGIVLEKPYEDARTK; encoded by the coding sequence ATGGCAGTCAACCTCTCAAACGTGGAACAGGCCATCGTTTCGGAGCTCAAGGTAAGCGAGGACGAGGCCAAGGCCTTCTTGGCAATAGTCAAGAAAGGCAAGATGGACGCAGCTAAACTATCAAGTGCGCTTGGCTGGAACGACGAGCAGCGCGCCCTTACGGCTGCCAAGTCGCTTGTGGGCAGGGGCATGGTCATCGAAATAACTGCGACAGAATTTGAGTCGCTTCACCCAAGGTTTGCAATAACAAACCGCTACCGGAGGTGCTGCGAAGAGGACGGCATTCCGTTCAAGAAGAACCTCAAAGTTGACAACATCGGGATCGTGCTTGAAAAGCCATACGAGGATGCAAGAACTAAATAG
- a CDS encoding S-methyl-5'-thioadenosine phosphorylase — protein MANSADIGIIGGTGVYDPGLFSSKREIKVHTPYGEPSDLVTIGEYAGVKVAFIPRHGRGHRIPPHSINSRANIWTLKELGVKRIIAPSAVGSLQESYRPGDIAIPDQFIDFTKKRQYTFYDGGQVCHVSVADPFCPELSSIAIDKTKKLKFPMHDRATYVCIEGPRFSTRAESKFFRDVMKADIIGMTLVPEVNLAREAEICYMSIATVTDYDVWADKPVSSAEIIETLAKNVEKTKKLIAELVPAIPAVRKKCACGSALESALL, from the coding sequence ATGGCGAATAGCGCGGACATTGGGATCATTGGTGGCACGGGCGTCTATGACCCCGGGCTTTTTAGCAGCAAGCGCGAGATCAAGGTGCACACGCCCTATGGCGAGCCCTCCGACCTCGTGACGATCGGCGAGTATGCAGGAGTCAAGGTCGCCTTCATCCCCCGCCATGGCAGGGGGCACAGGATACCTCCCCACAGCATAAACAGCAGGGCCAACATCTGGACTCTCAAGGAGCTTGGCGTCAAGCGCATTATTGCACCGTCTGCCGTTGGCAGCCTGCAGGAAAGCTACAGACCCGGCGACATTGCAATCCCTGATCAGTTTATCGACTTTACAAAGAAGAGACAGTACACGTTCTACGACGGCGGGCAGGTGTGCCACGTTTCTGTCGCAGACCCGTTCTGCCCCGAGCTCTCTAGCATCGCAATCGACAAGACGAAGAAGCTGAAATTCCCGATGCACGACAGGGCGACGTACGTCTGCATCGAGGGGCCACGGTTTTCCACAAGGGCAGAGTCAAAGTTCTTCCGCGATGTGATGAAGGCAGACATCATAGGCATGACGCTCGTGCCCGAAGTCAACCTTGCAAGGGAGGCTGAAATCTGCTACATGTCGATAGCGACTGTGACTGACTATGACGTGTGGGCCGACAAGCCGGTCAGCTCTGCCGAGATAATTGAGACGCTTGCCAAGAACGTAGAAAAGACAAAGAAACTGATAGCAGAGCTGGTGCCTGCGATCCCGGCTGTAAGGAAGAAATGCGCCTGCGGCAGCGCGCTTGAAAGCGCCCTACTCTGA
- a CDS encoding KH domain-containing protein has product MSFQHTMKIPKDRIGAIIGKGGKVKQQIEKRCGVEIEIDSESGDATISSTKPVEQMEAFRAVEVISAISRGFSPERAYRLFENDEIMFQQMDLHDYAGKSPNALERIKGRIIGEGGKARRMIEELSGAYISVYGHMVGFIGNFKEVKLASDAITLLAKGSMHKSVYNMLQDARRRDKMDRMRLWEDTYDNDKEEIKPSEF; this is encoded by the coding sequence ATGAGCTTCCAGCACACGATGAAGATCCCAAAAGACAGGATAGGTGCCATAATAGGCAAGGGCGGCAAGGTAAAGCAGCAGATTGAAAAGAGGTGCGGCGTTGAAATAGAGATCGACAGCGAAAGCGGCGATGCGACAATCTCCAGCACCAAGCCCGTGGAGCAGATGGAAGCTTTCCGGGCCGTCGAGGTGATATCCGCGATTTCAAGAGGCTTTTCGCCAGAGAGGGCGTACAGGCTCTTTGAAAACGATGAGATAATGTTCCAGCAGATGGACCTGCATGACTATGCCGGCAAGTCGCCAAACGCGCTTGAGCGCATCAAGGGCAGGATAATTGGCGAAGGAGGCAAGGCGCGCCGGATGATAGAGGAGCTGAGCGGCGCCTACATCTCTGTCTACGGTCACATGGTAGGCTTTATCGGTAACTTCAAGGAGGTCAAGCTTGCAAGCGACGCGATCACCCTGCTTGCAAAAGGCAGCATGCACAAGAGCGTCTACAACATGCTGCAGGATGCAAGGAGGAGGGACAAGATGGACAGGATGCGGCTGTGGGAAGACACCTACGACAACGACAAAGAGGAAATCAAACCTTCTGAATTTTGA
- a CDS encoding serine protein kinase RIO — MLSDPDEQLPREERQKAIDRADRRLSRRERESRLLVKRSEDYEVFDNVFDVPTLMIINDLRSDGVIQQVRGSLAAGKESKVYTATAPDGSLRILKIYLTVSAEFKKRMQYIAGDPRFSDIKRGSRSLIAAWARKEFKNMQAAYAAGVRVPAPIAVKKNVLVMEFVGDSEGNSAPPLVESEVTSSDYKQVIEQMTMLYQKARLVHADLSEYNIFKTDRGIMLFDFGSAVDIQHPNSKQFLVRDVMNVNRFFEKRGIEVLDTALAVEKIRGGNK; from the coding sequence ATGTTGTCAGATCCTGACGAGCAGCTGCCAAGAGAGGAGAGGCAAAAGGCGATTGACAGGGCCGACAGGCGGCTGTCGCGCCGGGAGCGGGAGAGCAGACTGCTTGTCAAGCGTTCCGAAGATTACGAGGTTTTTGACAATGTCTTTGACGTGCCGACCCTCATGATCATCAATGACCTGAGAAGCGACGGCGTGATACAGCAGGTGAGAGGCTCGCTTGCAGCCGGCAAAGAGTCCAAGGTCTATACCGCCACTGCGCCCGACGGATCGCTTCGCATACTAAAGATATACCTCACAGTGAGTGCTGAGTTTAAAAAGCGCATGCAGTACATCGCCGGCGACCCGCGGTTCTCTGACATAAAGCGAGGGTCGCGCAGCCTGATAGCGGCGTGGGCCAGAAAGGAGTTTAAGAACATGCAGGCCGCGTACGCGGCCGGCGTGCGAGTCCCGGCACCAATAGCAGTGAAAAAGAACGTCCTTGTGATGGAGTTCGTAGGGGACAGCGAGGGCAACTCTGCGCCGCCGCTGGTAGAGTCCGAAGTCACGTCCAGTGACTACAAACAGGTGATCGAGCAAATGACTATGTTGTACCAAAAGGCAAGGCTGGTGCACGCCGACCTATCGGAGTACAATATCTTCAAAACCGACCGGGGAATAATGCTGTTTGACTTTGGCTCGGCGGTCGATATCCAACACCCAAATTCCAAACAATTTTTAGTCCGCGACGTGATGAATGTAAACAGGTTCTTTGAAAAGCGCGGGATCGAGGTTCTCGACACCGCGCTGGCAGTAGAAAAAATCCGAGGCGGAAACAAATAA
- a CDS encoding PfkB family carbohydrate kinase, translating into MLTVFGTVALDTTRTPFRTETRILGGAATFASLSSSMFAQTSIVAVVGSDMPADHIRAIRSKGIDTKGIVTVQGGKTFHYDSSFDYDLSNRTTNKTELGVIAGFDPVIPEEYAKSDYVYLANNDPKQNIKILQHFQNPKLVVCDTIEFWINGSRDDVIKMVGMADGVVINDNEARLLCKEANIAKCAKKIMSWGSKFAIIKKGEHGAILFTSDNQVFPAAAFFLDEIVDPTGAGDSFAGGFLGHIARRNRSDFATMKEAVIYGNVMGSFAVEDFGVKRLLSITKDDVEERYKKYRNLVQF; encoded by the coding sequence TTGCTGACGGTCTTTGGCACGGTGGCCCTTGACACCACTCGCACGCCATTTAGGACAGAGACCCGGATACTTGGAGGCGCAGCCACATTTGCTTCTCTATCTTCAAGCATGTTCGCGCAGACGTCAATAGTCGCAGTCGTGGGCTCGGACATGCCTGCCGACCACATCAGAGCGATCAGGTCAAAAGGCATCGACACAAAGGGCATCGTCACCGTGCAGGGCGGCAAGACGTTCCACTATGATTCTTCATTTGATTACGACTTGTCAAACAGGACTACCAACAAGACCGAGCTTGGAGTCATTGCAGGCTTTGACCCGGTGATCCCAGAAGAGTATGCAAAATCTGATTATGTCTATCTGGCAAATAACGACCCGAAGCAGAATATCAAGATTCTCCAACACTTCCAGAACCCCAAGCTGGTGGTGTGCGACACTATAGAGTTCTGGATAAACGGGAGCCGCGACGATGTGATCAAGATGGTGGGGATGGCAGACGGCGTAGTGATAAATGACAACGAGGCGCGGCTCTTGTGCAAGGAAGCCAACATCGCAAAGTGCGCCAAAAAGATAATGTCGTGGGGGTCGAAATTTGCGATCATCAAAAAGGGTGAGCACGGTGCCATCCTTTTCACAAGTGACAACCAGGTGTTCCCAGCAGCCGCCTTCTTCTTGGACGAGATAGTAGACCCGACAGGCGCCGGCGACTCGTTTGCCGGCGGATTTCTGGGCCACATTGCGCGCAGGAACAGGTCTGATTTTGCGACCATGAAGGAGGCAGTGATATATGGCAACGTCATGGGCTCGTTTGCAGTCGAGGACTTTGGAGTGAAGCGCCTGCTGTCTATAACAAAGGACGACGTCGAGGAGCGCTACAAAAAGTACCGCAACCTTGTGCAATTCTAA
- a CDS encoding ferritin-like domain-containing protein: MGRTEKRILGKNAAKIIEILKSAYCDEMRIFHYFWYVGINMEGIGLVTYAAALKTQATGELAHAELLADRIAELGDLAPSNPSEWAKYSTIGLLDPAKHLTLRAALERALQFEGKAVENYNNLAKKALTLGDYVTYNLATTILADEVKDEQHTEDILKSLEVK; the protein is encoded by the coding sequence ATGGGCAGAACAGAGAAAAGGATCCTTGGCAAAAATGCAGCCAAGATAATCGAGATTCTAAAGAGCGCGTACTGCGACGAAATGCGCATCTTCCACTACTTTTGGTACGTGGGGATAAACATGGAAGGCATAGGCCTTGTGACGTACGCTGCCGCGCTCAAGACGCAGGCAACGGGCGAGCTGGCGCATGCAGAGCTGCTTGCAGACAGGATTGCAGAGCTTGGCGACTTGGCACCAAGCAACCCATCAGAATGGGCAAAGTATAGCACGATAGGTCTGCTTGACCCGGCAAAGCACCTTACGCTCCGGGCCGCGCTAGAGCGCGCGCTCCAGTTTGAAGGCAAGGCAGTCGAGAACTATAACAACTTGGCGAAAAAGGCGCTTACGCTGGGCGACTATGTCACGTACAACCTTGCAACCACGATATTGGCAGACGAGGTAAAGGACGAGCAGCACACAGAGGACATCCTCAAGTCGCTAGAAGTAAAATAG
- a CDS encoding Hsp20/alpha crystallin family protein, producing MLLARSQGGFGFIFLAAASGLMIYWVREVRMMARSEERKMAKEIEQQKDWVYDLIKGNDEVVFVAEVPGPEDQINVRLIGDLLRIKGGQNFARDVPLELTQEMGIADYKYRNGVLTIKIQKV from the coding sequence GTGCTTCTTGCACGCTCGCAGGGAGGCTTTGGTTTTATCTTTCTGGCAGCTGCGTCCGGCCTCATGATCTACTGGGTGCGCGAAGTGAGGATGATGGCAAGGTCTGAAGAGAGAAAGATGGCAAAAGAGATCGAGCAGCAGAAGGACTGGGTCTACGACCTGATAAAGGGTAACGACGAGGTGGTTTTCGTCGCAGAAGTGCCCGGCCCCGAGGACCAGATAAACGTCAGGCTGATAGGAGACCTGTTACGCATCAAGGGAGGGCAGAACTTTGCAAGGGATGTCCCGCTGGAGCTAACACAGGAGATGGGCATAGCAGACTACAAGTATCGAAACGGCGTGCTCACAATCAAAATTCAGAAGGTTTGA
- a CDS encoding adenine phosphoribosyltransferase: protein MGTTKAKQFDLRDIVASYPDFPKPGILFRDINPVFRRNDALNYIIDEFYRAYGKAKVDAVAGIESRGFVLATALALKFGKGVVMIRKAGKLPGKTLKKSYDIEYGSAVMELQQNAISKGESVLIADDLIATGGTAVAAAQLVEEIGGKVAGFAFIIELSDLHGADRLRKMGYKVQSLVTYHGE from the coding sequence GTGGGGACCACCAAAGCCAAGCAGTTCGACCTGCGCGATATTGTGGCAAGCTATCCTGATTTTCCAAAGCCCGGCATACTGTTCCGCGACATCAACCCTGTCTTCAGGAGAAACGATGCCCTCAACTATATCATTGATGAGTTTTACCGCGCCTATGGCAAGGCAAAGGTGGATGCAGTGGCCGGCATCGAATCGAGAGGTTTTGTTCTGGCGACCGCGCTTGCACTAAAGTTTGGCAAGGGCGTGGTGATGATCCGCAAGGCAGGCAAGCTGCCGGGCAAGACCCTGAAAAAGTCCTATGACATTGAATATGGCAGCGCAGTAATGGAGCTTCAGCAGAACGCAATAAGCAAGGGCGAGAGCGTGCTGATCGCAGACGACCTGATAGCAACAGGCGGAACAGCGGTGGCCGCTGCGCAACTGGTAGAAGAGATTGGCGGTAAGGTGGCCGGCTTTGCGTTCATTATCGAATTGTCCGACCTGCACGGCGCAGACAGGCTGCGCAAGATGGGCTACAAGGTCCAGTCGCTAGTGACCTACCATGGCGAATAG
- a CDS encoding DUF424 domain-containing protein, with the protein MPQYATRTTQYQGSIMVDICDLDLIGSKLEQNGLVINLTKEYYQQQVIEQQEAQELLQKCDIANLVGDRIVKQALEMRLAKEISVKRIAGVPFLMIYKFQHR; encoded by the coding sequence TTGCCACAGTATGCCACGAGGACCACGCAGTACCAGGGTTCAATCATGGTAGACATTTGCGATCTCGACCTCATAGGGAGCAAGCTAGAGCAGAACGGCCTTGTAATCAACCTTACAAAAGAGTACTACCAGCAGCAGGTCATCGAGCAGCAGGAGGCACAGGAGCTACTCCAAAAGTGTGACATCGCAAACTTGGTGGGCGACAGGATAGTGAAGCAGGCTCTGGAAATGCGGCTTGCCAAAGAGATCAGCGTAAAGAGGATAGCTGGTGTGCCATTTTTGATGATCTACAAGTTCCAGCATAGGTAA
- a CDS encoding UbiX family flavin prenyltransferase yields MRLVVAITGASGVIYGIRTLEVLRELRVETHLIMSEWGAKNIKIETDKTADYVRSLATKCYEDDNMAAPMSSGSFRTDGMVVIPCSMKTLASIANAFDDSLVSRAAGVCIKEQRKLVLVPREAPLSKIHLENMSKLADAGAVILPAMPGFYHRPKTMDDLINHVVGKLLDQFNIDHGLFRRWGGQSV; encoded by the coding sequence TTGCGGCTAGTAGTGGCTATCACCGGCGCCTCTGGAGTCATTTATGGCATAAGGACGCTTGAGGTGCTCAGAGAGCTCAGGGTCGAGACGCACCTCATCATGAGCGAGTGGGGCGCCAAGAACATCAAGATAGAGACCGACAAGACAGCCGACTATGTCAGGTCGCTTGCCACCAAATGCTACGAAGACGACAATATGGCCGCGCCCATGTCAAGCGGCTCATTCAGGACCGATGGCATGGTTGTCATCCCCTGCAGCATGAAGACCTTGGCAAGCATCGCAAACGCGTTTGACGACAGCCTTGTGTCAAGGGCTGCAGGCGTGTGCATCAAGGAGCAGCGCAAGCTTGTGCTGGTGCCAAGGGAGGCTCCGCTGTCAAAGATACACCTTGAAAACATGAGCAAGCTTGCCGATGCCGGCGCGGTTATCCTGCCAGCGATGCCGGGGTTCTACCACAGGCCAAAGACCATGGATGACCTGATCAACCACGTGGTGGGCAAGCTCCTTGACCAATTCAACATCGACCACGGCCTTTTCAGGCGGTGGGGCGGCCAGAGCGTATAA